The genomic interval ACACGTTTATGGAAAAATACACTTTGTTTATGCCGTTGCTTCGATAGGCAATCCCACCCTTTCACCCCTTGTCAGCTAGGCAATAGATAACCCCCACTCCCAGACCCAACGATATAGGTGTAAGGATATCCACCTCGTCGCTTCGCGCATTTCATCAATGATATATCGAAGCGGCACATCTCGATGACGAGAGGCAGGGAGATGATGAAAGAAAAACAATCGCTTAAGATTAAAAGCCAGCACTTGAAATCCGCTCATCGCTTTGATCGCGACCGAATCGTGCACGAAGCAGTGGTCCAAGGCGTTGAACGTCTTGAGGTTGCGAAATCCAATGTTTTCAATATCCCAGCGAGCGGCGGCAATCCGCGAGATCGTCTGGGTGTCCGTTTCTTCGGATGAGCATGTGGTTGCTATCCAGCGCTCCAGATATCGGTGACGAAGGCTTCATTGTTTGCTTCGATGATTGTCTTATTGGTATGGCGAATGATTTTTACGATTCGCATGGGCACGCGAACTTGCGGCCATTGTGCCAATTTCTCTTCGTCCCAAGCTTGAACGTAAACGGTATTCCTGTTTCCATCTCTTTCTTCCCAAGTGGAGTCCGGAAGCCGGTTCGCAAAGCGGGCATTTGCCTCTTTCATAATCCGTCGACGTTCTTCTTTCATGCGAACAACCACATGAGCGCCTGCATCCAGAGCGGCATGAATGACGGGTGCTTTGGCAAACAGCGCGTCTAACGTGTACACATCCGTTATTTTTCCATAGGTCTCGGCCATATGGCGAATCAATCGCTGGGCGACGGTGGTTTCTCCTTCATCCTTGTCCACCCCATCCTGGGGCTTTCGCATTTCCCAGTCATAAATCAGGTTCGCGCTGCCGCCAACCTGTTGGGCAACTACGGCCGCATGATAATAGTCGGTGGTCTTGTCGCGATGTTCGCGCGTGAGGCATTCTGGGCAACGATGGGCCTTGGTGTGAAATAACTCCACGCCATCGATGGCGGTCACTCGCCAACCATCGATGCTTTCCTTCTGCGGGCCGCGTTGCTCCTTATATCGCTGGATCACACGGTCATGCTGCTTCCGTGCTCTTCCAGATCCCATTCTGTCAGTGCCTTTCGTACGGTGTCATGAGATGGCAAGGACACTTTTTTGGGAACCAGTTGACGAAATGTCCCCGTTTTCCGCCAATGTTCCATCTGTTCCATACTCTCCATGCCGAAAAAGGCGCCAAAAAAAGCGACGGTAAAAATGGCTGGGGCTTTGATACGGGGTTGTTTGCGGCCATTCTTTGCTTGACGAACCATCTGCGAAAAGCCATGTACCTTTGAGGCGTACTGCGTAAAAAGTTGAACTTGTCGGCCCGCTTTTTTCCCACCGGGTGTTCTACAGAGGATTACTTGTAGTTTTGTGGGTGGCTGTGCTACACTTTGCATTGAGGATTCCTCCTTTGTGCAGTGTTTTGCGTTGCAACAACTCACTTCGACAAAGGGATTGGGAATCCTTTAAACTTTTTTGGAAATTTATCTAATTATATCCACTCGTCTGTGGGAATTGACGCGTTTTCGTGACAATTCTCCAAATGCGCTTCAGATAAGGGTTTGGCGGACTTTTTTTATCAAAGATGCGTGGGTTCTGCAAAAGAGTTATTATGAGTATTATTGTGTATTCGTCATAAAGAAAAAAGATCCTTCCACAAATTTGCCTTCTGCGGAAAACTATTCTAACAAACAATCACCTCCTCTGTCCTAATGGAAATGCGAGGTATTTATCTATAATTTTCCATATAGCAGCCCGCAAACTCACTTGGTTTGCAGCCCGTCTACTTAAAATTGTACGGATAAACATAAAAAACATCGACTGATTCACCGTCGATGGTCGCTAGTCAATGTACGAACCCTGCTAAGGCTTTACTCGCTAGGTCAGACATCAATTTCATGCTCGCCCGTTCTAGTTCGTGTGCAAGGGTACACAAAAACAAAAAGGGGATATATGGCGAAACGAGACAAACCCCAAAGACACGCGAAGCTTATTGAGGTCTTCCTATCAAAAAAGCTTATAGGCCTTCAACCGTGTATTCGACGAATAAGTGAACGACGGGTTAACAAATAAATCACGAACGGGCCAAGACCACCTATTATTTTTGTTAGTTCTAAGGTTTGTTTATGGAGGTAAATTATACCTAATGTCGAATTTAGGAATAAAAACCATGAAAGGGCTGGTATTATGAGAAAATTTATTTCGGCATTAGTTGGTGTTGTTCTTGCCATTACCCTAACTGGTTGCTCTGGAGGAACCCAGGCAAGCGCACCGCA from Heliomicrobium undosum carries:
- a CDS encoding transposase family protein, producing MQSVAQPPTKLQVILCRTPGGKKAGRQVQLFTQYASKVHGFSQMVRQAKNGRKQPRIKAPAIFTVAFFGAFFGMESMEQMEHWRKTGTFRQLVPKKVSLPSHDTVRKALTEWDLEEHGSSMTV